A stretch of the Denticeps clupeoides chromosome 6, fDenClu1.1, whole genome shotgun sequence genome encodes the following:
- the thsd1 gene encoding thrombospondin type-1 domain-containing protein 1 isoform X2: MTRGSASLFPFLLVLMGYAMASLQLWPSVHVALSNGSVFVEHSTDSNATSQNLGISLVDVENNETVLTRQVPFNQSAGTMEFDCSSFPYAGNFRFRAASNITATQWWSPVLQVSWPTFHIAVERASNRSTTSFQIAVSTNDHFHACPTDGVSNLLLEVSYLEYNQIGKNSINKIRVKMDHEIQAVRTQSVVLNCAFPFTERDYIRVVLKSPHTLREIKSSGPLYLSRIFPYKLLVDSIYRSGCTGTVAVRLVAPPCAFASGKVVLLRDGASVGTDSSPKTKDAAASHLALNWLTQEENETEFNCSLFDPGKNKYCFQFVLNYSHSRSTAQTCIIVQRKADEWGPWQSWSGCSVTCGEGVRERARECLSPPGGGMQCTGMVKEQSHCSLEDCAESPLGGNMVAVTGISLCLVVILATILITVWRKVCHTPKCNQVHRGSMHSPGGRKNSDEASICGHSLQRPSFSESLQATTFQKVPPHAGSMASPTEGGGLGHKYNSSLSMPLPQDPERMSPSGQKIMPPIFGYRLAQQQLKDMKKKGLKEDTKVYHVSQSPIDDTMLATSVSTPTGLTPISFDTDSQDDSNLSPLHQKSPFPEGAWVPKTSATLPDRFSPKVDLLLGPPSSGFSARKRERTADWVEMVERSGVGYSKYANFRRTSSFHDSKQNQFPITRPFRERSMTQVGPRQIPDGSCRTWAACEQPRPLSIPERKNWDPPKPNIMHGSGDSRRRPWIEAAPPSYADLKLSAGVSGTARNECTTSTEPPVDRHGGNSRNTSLGPERAERAEQNWSRRGPSPIQRNILARRLREATSSASSQRQRSSTFSASEKRRNRCRSLPLSGDYGRSPYSLTETEQRMMDISGYLGEDDGVEVLGVQRLT, encoded by the exons ATGACACGGGGTTCCGCCTCGCTGTTCCCGTTCCTGCTTGTGCTGATGGGATACG CCATGGCCAGCCTCCAGCTGTGGCCTTCGGTCCATGTTGCTCTGAGCAATGGCAGCGTGTTCGTGGAGCACAGTACGGATTCGAACGCAACCAGCCAGAACCTGGGCATATCTCTGGTGGACGTGGAGAATAATGAAACCGTGCTGACCAGACAGGTCCCCTTCAATCAGTCTGCGGGGACGATGGAGTTTGACTGCTCCAGTTTCCCCTACGCCGGCAACTTCCGATTCAGGGCCGCCTCCAACATTACCGCGACCCAGTGGTGGAGTCCAGTGCTGCAGGTGAGCTGGCCCACCTTTCACATTGCGGTTGAAAGGGCCAGCAACCGCAGCACGACCTCCTTCCAAATCGCCGTGTCCACGAACGATCACTTCCACGCCTGCCCCACCGACGGGGTATCCAACCTTCTCCTGGAGGTGAGCTACCTGGAGTACAACCAGATTGGGAAGAACAGCATCAACAAAATCAGAGTGAAGATGGACCATGAGATCCAGGCGGTCCGGACTCAGAGCGTGGTGTTGAACTGCGCCTTCCCCTTCACTGAGCGCGACTACATCCGGGTGGTGCTCAAGTCCCCCCACACACTACGGGAGATCAAGTCCTCAGGACCCCTCTACCTGTCACGCATCTTTCCTTACAAGCTGCTGGTGGACAGCATCTACCGGAGTGGATGCACTGGAACGGTGGCCGTGCGGCTTGTCGCGCCGCCTTGCGCCTTTGCCAGCGGGAAGGTCGTCCTGCTCAGAGATGGAGCCAGTGTGGGGACGGACTCGTCACCCAAGACAAAGGACGCAGCAGCTTCACATCTGGCCTTGAACTGGCTCACCCAGGAAGAGAACGAGACGGAGTTCAACTGCTCCCTCTTTGACCCGGGCAAGAACAAGTACTGCTTCCAGTTCGTCCTGAACTACAGCCACTCCCGGAGTACAGCGCAGACCTGCATCATCGTGCAGAGGAAAGCAG ACGAGTGGGGGCCGTGGCAGTCATGGAGCGGGTGCAGCGTGACATGCGGGGAGGGTGTAAGAGAGCGAGCCCGTGAGTGCCTGTCTCCTCCTGGTGGTGGGATGCAGTGCACAGGCATGGTGAAGGAGCAGTCGCACTGCTCGCTGGAGGACTGCGCAG AATCTCCACTTGGAGGGAACATGGTTGCTGTGACAGGTATCTCTCTGTGCCTTGTTGTGATCCTGGCCACAATCCTCATCACTGTGTGGAGAAAGGTGTGCCACACTCCCAAGTGCAACCAAGTTCATCGTGGCTCCATGCACTCTCCAGGAGGCCGGAAGAACTCCGACGAGGCTTCCATCTGTGGCCACAGCCTCCAGCGACCCAGCTTCTCTGAGAGCCTGCAGGCCACGACTTTTCAGAAAGTGCCACCACATGCTGGCTCGATGGCTAGCCCAACTGAAGGAGGAGGATTGGGTCACAAGTATAACTCGTCCCTCTCTATGCCTCTGCCCCAAGACCCAGAGCGGATGTCACCCTCAGGCCAGAAGATTATGCCACCAATATTTGGGTACCGATTGGCTCAGCAGCAGCTGAAAGACATGAAGAAGAAGGGACTGAAAGAGGACACAAAGGTCTACCATGTCTCCCAGAGCCCAATAGATGATACCATGTTGGCGACTTCTGTGTCCACCCCTACTGGACTCACTCCTATATCCTTTGACACTGACAGCCAGGATGACTCCAATCTCAGCCCTCTACACCAGAAGTCACCATTTCCTGAGGGTGCCTGGGTGCCCAAGACATCTGCCACCCTTCCTGACAGATTCAGCCCAAAAGTGGACCTTCTGCTGGGTCCTCCATCTTCAGGTTTCAGTGCTCGGAAGAGGGAGCGGACAGCAGactgggtggagatggtggaacGGAGTGGGGTGGGTTACTCCAAGTACGCCAATTTCAGGAGGACTTCCAGCTTCCACGACAGCAAGCAGAACCAGTTTCCTATAACAAGACCCTTTAGGGAACGAAGCATGACGCAGGTTGGCCCTCGACAGATTCCTGATGGTAGCTGCAGGACTTGGGCAGCATGCGAGCAGCCACGACCTCTTTCTATCCCTGAGCGTAAAAACTGGGACCCACCCAAACCCAACATAATGCATGGTTCAGGTGACAGCAGACGCCGGCCATGGATTGAGGCAGCTCCCCCCAGCTATGCGGACCTCAAGCTGAGTGCTGGAGTTTCTGGAACCGCTAGGAATGAGTGCACCACCTCTACTGAGCCCCCAGTAGATAGGCATGGAGGAAACAGTCGAAACACATCTCTAGGCCCGGAAAGGGCCGAGAGAGCAGAGCAGAACTGGAGCCGAAGGGGTCCGTCGCCCATTCAGAGGAACATCTTGGCCAGGCGCCTGCGAGAAGCAACCAGCTCGGCCTCCAGCCAGCGGCAGCGCAGTTCCACTTTCTCTGCCTCTGAGAAGCGGCGCAACCGTTGCCGAAGCCTCCCGCTTTCTGGTGACTACGGCCGTTCCCCCTACAGCCTGACTGAGACAGAGCAGAGAATGATGGACATTTCTGGGTACCTGGGGGAAGACGATGGGGTAGAGGTGTTGGGGGTGCAGAGGCTCACCTGA
- the thsd1 gene encoding thrombospondin type-1 domain-containing protein 1 isoform X3: MASLQLWPSVHVALSNGSVFVEHSTDSNATSQNLGISLVDVENNETVLTRQVPFNQSAGTMEFDCSSFPYAGNFRFRAASNITATQWWSPVLQVSWPTFHIAVERASNRSTTSFQIAVSTNDHFHACPTDGVSNLLLEVSYLEYNQIGKNSINKIRVKMDHEIQAVRTQSVVLNCAFPFTERDYIRVVLKSPHTLREIKSSGPLYLSRIFPYKLLVDSIYRSGCTGTVAVRLVAPPCAFASGKVVLLRDGASVGTDSSPKTKDAAASHLALNWLTQEENETEFNCSLFDPGKNKYCFQFVLNYSHSRSTAQTCIIVQRKADEWGPWQSWSGCSVTCGEGVRERARECLSPPGGGMQCTGMVKEQSHCSLEDCAVGVLPVPSQTSAPPAESPLGGNMVAVTGISLCLVVILATILITVWRKVCHTPKCNQVHRGSMHSPGGRKNSDEASICGHSLQRPSFSESLQATTFQKVPPHAGSMASPTEGGGLGHKYNSSLSMPLPQDPERMSPSGQKIMPPIFGYRLAQQQLKDMKKKGLKEDTKVYHVSQSPIDDTMLATSVSTPTGLTPISFDTDSQDDSNLSPLHQKSPFPEGAWVPKTSATLPDRFSPKVDLLLGPPSSGFSARKRERTADWVEMVERSGVGYSKYANFRRTSSFHDSKQNQFPITRPFRERSMTQVGPRQIPDGSCRTWAACEQPRPLSIPERKNWDPPKPNIMHGSGDSRRRPWIEAAPPSYADLKLSAGVSGTARNECTTSTEPPVDRHGGNSRNTSLGPERAERAEQNWSRRGPSPIQRNILARRLREATSSASSQRQRSSTFSASEKRRNRCRSLPLSGDYGRSPYSLTETEQRMMDISGYLGEDDGVEVLGVQRLT, encoded by the exons ATGGCCAGCCTCCAGCTGTGGCCTTCGGTCCATGTTGCTCTGAGCAATGGCAGCGTGTTCGTGGAGCACAGTACGGATTCGAACGCAACCAGCCAGAACCTGGGCATATCTCTGGTGGACGTGGAGAATAATGAAACCGTGCTGACCAGACAGGTCCCCTTCAATCAGTCTGCGGGGACGATGGAGTTTGACTGCTCCAGTTTCCCCTACGCCGGCAACTTCCGATTCAGGGCCGCCTCCAACATTACCGCGACCCAGTGGTGGAGTCCAGTGCTGCAGGTGAGCTGGCCCACCTTTCACATTGCGGTTGAAAGGGCCAGCAACCGCAGCACGACCTCCTTCCAAATCGCCGTGTCCACGAACGATCACTTCCACGCCTGCCCCACCGACGGGGTATCCAACCTTCTCCTGGAGGTGAGCTACCTGGAGTACAACCAGATTGGGAAGAACAGCATCAACAAAATCAGAGTGAAGATGGACCATGAGATCCAGGCGGTCCGGACTCAGAGCGTGGTGTTGAACTGCGCCTTCCCCTTCACTGAGCGCGACTACATCCGGGTGGTGCTCAAGTCCCCCCACACACTACGGGAGATCAAGTCCTCAGGACCCCTCTACCTGTCACGCATCTTTCCTTACAAGCTGCTGGTGGACAGCATCTACCGGAGTGGATGCACTGGAACGGTGGCCGTGCGGCTTGTCGCGCCGCCTTGCGCCTTTGCCAGCGGGAAGGTCGTCCTGCTCAGAGATGGAGCCAGTGTGGGGACGGACTCGTCACCCAAGACAAAGGACGCAGCAGCTTCACATCTGGCCTTGAACTGGCTCACCCAGGAAGAGAACGAGACGGAGTTCAACTGCTCCCTCTTTGACCCGGGCAAGAACAAGTACTGCTTCCAGTTCGTCCTGAACTACAGCCACTCCCGGAGTACAGCGCAGACCTGCATCATCGTGCAGAGGAAAGCAG ACGAGTGGGGGCCGTGGCAGTCATGGAGCGGGTGCAGCGTGACATGCGGGGAGGGTGTAAGAGAGCGAGCCCGTGAGTGCCTGTCTCCTCCTGGTGGTGGGATGCAGTGCACAGGCATGGTGAAGGAGCAGTCGCACTGCTCGCTGGAGGACTGCGCAG TTGGAGTACTGCCTGTTCCATCCCAAACCTCTGCTCCACCTGCAGAATCTCCACTTGGAGGGAACATGGTTGCTGTGACAGGTATCTCTCTGTGCCTTGTTGTGATCCTGGCCACAATCCTCATCACTGTGTGGAGAAAGGTGTGCCACACTCCCAAGTGCAACCAAGTTCATCGTGGCTCCATGCACTCTCCAGGAGGCCGGAAGAACTCCGACGAGGCTTCCATCTGTGGCCACAGCCTCCAGCGACCCAGCTTCTCTGAGAGCCTGCAGGCCACGACTTTTCAGAAAGTGCCACCACATGCTGGCTCGATGGCTAGCCCAACTGAAGGAGGAGGATTGGGTCACAAGTATAACTCGTCCCTCTCTATGCCTCTGCCCCAAGACCCAGAGCGGATGTCACCCTCAGGCCAGAAGATTATGCCACCAATATTTGGGTACCGATTGGCTCAGCAGCAGCTGAAAGACATGAAGAAGAAGGGACTGAAAGAGGACACAAAGGTCTACCATGTCTCCCAGAGCCCAATAGATGATACCATGTTGGCGACTTCTGTGTCCACCCCTACTGGACTCACTCCTATATCCTTTGACACTGACAGCCAGGATGACTCCAATCTCAGCCCTCTACACCAGAAGTCACCATTTCCTGAGGGTGCCTGGGTGCCCAAGACATCTGCCACCCTTCCTGACAGATTCAGCCCAAAAGTGGACCTTCTGCTGGGTCCTCCATCTTCAGGTTTCAGTGCTCGGAAGAGGGAGCGGACAGCAGactgggtggagatggtggaacGGAGTGGGGTGGGTTACTCCAAGTACGCCAATTTCAGGAGGACTTCCAGCTTCCACGACAGCAAGCAGAACCAGTTTCCTATAACAAGACCCTTTAGGGAACGAAGCATGACGCAGGTTGGCCCTCGACAGATTCCTGATGGTAGCTGCAGGACTTGGGCAGCATGCGAGCAGCCACGACCTCTTTCTATCCCTGAGCGTAAAAACTGGGACCCACCCAAACCCAACATAATGCATGGTTCAGGTGACAGCAGACGCCGGCCATGGATTGAGGCAGCTCCCCCCAGCTATGCGGACCTCAAGCTGAGTGCTGGAGTTTCTGGAACCGCTAGGAATGAGTGCACCACCTCTACTGAGCCCCCAGTAGATAGGCATGGAGGAAACAGTCGAAACACATCTCTAGGCCCGGAAAGGGCCGAGAGAGCAGAGCAGAACTGGAGCCGAAGGGGTCCGTCGCCCATTCAGAGGAACATCTTGGCCAGGCGCCTGCGAGAAGCAACCAGCTCGGCCTCCAGCCAGCGGCAGCGCAGTTCCACTTTCTCTGCCTCTGAGAAGCGGCGCAACCGTTGCCGAAGCCTCCCGCTTTCTGGTGACTACGGCCGTTCCCCCTACAGCCTGACTGAGACAGAGCAGAGAATGATGGACATTTCTGGGTACCTGGGGGAAGACGATGGGGTAGAGGTGTTGGGGGTGCAGAGGCTCACCTGA
- the thsd1 gene encoding thrombospondin type-1 domain-containing protein 1 isoform X1, whose product MTRGSASLFPFLLVLMGYAMASLQLWPSVHVALSNGSVFVEHSTDSNATSQNLGISLVDVENNETVLTRQVPFNQSAGTMEFDCSSFPYAGNFRFRAASNITATQWWSPVLQVSWPTFHIAVERASNRSTTSFQIAVSTNDHFHACPTDGVSNLLLEVSYLEYNQIGKNSINKIRVKMDHEIQAVRTQSVVLNCAFPFTERDYIRVVLKSPHTLREIKSSGPLYLSRIFPYKLLVDSIYRSGCTGTVAVRLVAPPCAFASGKVVLLRDGASVGTDSSPKTKDAAASHLALNWLTQEENETEFNCSLFDPGKNKYCFQFVLNYSHSRSTAQTCIIVQRKADEWGPWQSWSGCSVTCGEGVRERARECLSPPGGGMQCTGMVKEQSHCSLEDCAVGVLPVPSQTSAPPAESPLGGNMVAVTGISLCLVVILATILITVWRKVCHTPKCNQVHRGSMHSPGGRKNSDEASICGHSLQRPSFSESLQATTFQKVPPHAGSMASPTEGGGLGHKYNSSLSMPLPQDPERMSPSGQKIMPPIFGYRLAQQQLKDMKKKGLKEDTKVYHVSQSPIDDTMLATSVSTPTGLTPISFDTDSQDDSNLSPLHQKSPFPEGAWVPKTSATLPDRFSPKVDLLLGPPSSGFSARKRERTADWVEMVERSGVGYSKYANFRRTSSFHDSKQNQFPITRPFRERSMTQVGPRQIPDGSCRTWAACEQPRPLSIPERKNWDPPKPNIMHGSGDSRRRPWIEAAPPSYADLKLSAGVSGTARNECTTSTEPPVDRHGGNSRNTSLGPERAERAEQNWSRRGPSPIQRNILARRLREATSSASSQRQRSSTFSASEKRRNRCRSLPLSGDYGRSPYSLTETEQRMMDISGYLGEDDGVEVLGVQRLT is encoded by the exons ATGACACGGGGTTCCGCCTCGCTGTTCCCGTTCCTGCTTGTGCTGATGGGATACG CCATGGCCAGCCTCCAGCTGTGGCCTTCGGTCCATGTTGCTCTGAGCAATGGCAGCGTGTTCGTGGAGCACAGTACGGATTCGAACGCAACCAGCCAGAACCTGGGCATATCTCTGGTGGACGTGGAGAATAATGAAACCGTGCTGACCAGACAGGTCCCCTTCAATCAGTCTGCGGGGACGATGGAGTTTGACTGCTCCAGTTTCCCCTACGCCGGCAACTTCCGATTCAGGGCCGCCTCCAACATTACCGCGACCCAGTGGTGGAGTCCAGTGCTGCAGGTGAGCTGGCCCACCTTTCACATTGCGGTTGAAAGGGCCAGCAACCGCAGCACGACCTCCTTCCAAATCGCCGTGTCCACGAACGATCACTTCCACGCCTGCCCCACCGACGGGGTATCCAACCTTCTCCTGGAGGTGAGCTACCTGGAGTACAACCAGATTGGGAAGAACAGCATCAACAAAATCAGAGTGAAGATGGACCATGAGATCCAGGCGGTCCGGACTCAGAGCGTGGTGTTGAACTGCGCCTTCCCCTTCACTGAGCGCGACTACATCCGGGTGGTGCTCAAGTCCCCCCACACACTACGGGAGATCAAGTCCTCAGGACCCCTCTACCTGTCACGCATCTTTCCTTACAAGCTGCTGGTGGACAGCATCTACCGGAGTGGATGCACTGGAACGGTGGCCGTGCGGCTTGTCGCGCCGCCTTGCGCCTTTGCCAGCGGGAAGGTCGTCCTGCTCAGAGATGGAGCCAGTGTGGGGACGGACTCGTCACCCAAGACAAAGGACGCAGCAGCTTCACATCTGGCCTTGAACTGGCTCACCCAGGAAGAGAACGAGACGGAGTTCAACTGCTCCCTCTTTGACCCGGGCAAGAACAAGTACTGCTTCCAGTTCGTCCTGAACTACAGCCACTCCCGGAGTACAGCGCAGACCTGCATCATCGTGCAGAGGAAAGCAG ACGAGTGGGGGCCGTGGCAGTCATGGAGCGGGTGCAGCGTGACATGCGGGGAGGGTGTAAGAGAGCGAGCCCGTGAGTGCCTGTCTCCTCCTGGTGGTGGGATGCAGTGCACAGGCATGGTGAAGGAGCAGTCGCACTGCTCGCTGGAGGACTGCGCAG TTGGAGTACTGCCTGTTCCATCCCAAACCTCTGCTCCACCTGCAGAATCTCCACTTGGAGGGAACATGGTTGCTGTGACAGGTATCTCTCTGTGCCTTGTTGTGATCCTGGCCACAATCCTCATCACTGTGTGGAGAAAGGTGTGCCACACTCCCAAGTGCAACCAAGTTCATCGTGGCTCCATGCACTCTCCAGGAGGCCGGAAGAACTCCGACGAGGCTTCCATCTGTGGCCACAGCCTCCAGCGACCCAGCTTCTCTGAGAGCCTGCAGGCCACGACTTTTCAGAAAGTGCCACCACATGCTGGCTCGATGGCTAGCCCAACTGAAGGAGGAGGATTGGGTCACAAGTATAACTCGTCCCTCTCTATGCCTCTGCCCCAAGACCCAGAGCGGATGTCACCCTCAGGCCAGAAGATTATGCCACCAATATTTGGGTACCGATTGGCTCAGCAGCAGCTGAAAGACATGAAGAAGAAGGGACTGAAAGAGGACACAAAGGTCTACCATGTCTCCCAGAGCCCAATAGATGATACCATGTTGGCGACTTCTGTGTCCACCCCTACTGGACTCACTCCTATATCCTTTGACACTGACAGCCAGGATGACTCCAATCTCAGCCCTCTACACCAGAAGTCACCATTTCCTGAGGGTGCCTGGGTGCCCAAGACATCTGCCACCCTTCCTGACAGATTCAGCCCAAAAGTGGACCTTCTGCTGGGTCCTCCATCTTCAGGTTTCAGTGCTCGGAAGAGGGAGCGGACAGCAGactgggtggagatggtggaacGGAGTGGGGTGGGTTACTCCAAGTACGCCAATTTCAGGAGGACTTCCAGCTTCCACGACAGCAAGCAGAACCAGTTTCCTATAACAAGACCCTTTAGGGAACGAAGCATGACGCAGGTTGGCCCTCGACAGATTCCTGATGGTAGCTGCAGGACTTGGGCAGCATGCGAGCAGCCACGACCTCTTTCTATCCCTGAGCGTAAAAACTGGGACCCACCCAAACCCAACATAATGCATGGTTCAGGTGACAGCAGACGCCGGCCATGGATTGAGGCAGCTCCCCCCAGCTATGCGGACCTCAAGCTGAGTGCTGGAGTTTCTGGAACCGCTAGGAATGAGTGCACCACCTCTACTGAGCCCCCAGTAGATAGGCATGGAGGAAACAGTCGAAACACATCTCTAGGCCCGGAAAGGGCCGAGAGAGCAGAGCAGAACTGGAGCCGAAGGGGTCCGTCGCCCATTCAGAGGAACATCTTGGCCAGGCGCCTGCGAGAAGCAACCAGCTCGGCCTCCAGCCAGCGGCAGCGCAGTTCCACTTTCTCTGCCTCTGAGAAGCGGCGCAACCGTTGCCGAAGCCTCCCGCTTTCTGGTGACTACGGCCGTTCCCCCTACAGCCTGACTGAGACAGAGCAGAGAATGATGGACATTTCTGGGTACCTGGGGGAAGACGATGGGGTAGAGGTGTTGGGGGTGCAGAGGCTCACCTGA